A stretch of Linepithema humile isolate Giens D197 chromosome 3, Lhum_UNIL_v1.0, whole genome shotgun sequence DNA encodes these proteins:
- the LOC105676545 gene encoding V-type proton ATPase catalytic subunit A translates to MTNQSLLKIVNEDREGKFGFVYAVSGPVVTAEKMSGSAMYELVRVGYYELVGEIIRLEGDMATIQVYEETSGVTVGDPVLRTGKPLSVELGPGILGSIFDGIQRPLKDINELTSSIYIPKGVNVPALSRTASWEFNPQNVKNGSHITGGDLYGIVHENTLVKHCMILPPKCKGTVTYVAPAGNYTVDDIVLETEFDGERQKYTMLQVWPVRQPRPVTEKLPANHPLLTGQRVLDSLFPCVQGGTTAIPGAFGCGKTVISQALSKYSNSDVIIYVGCGERGNEMSEVLRDFPELTVEIDGVTESIMKRTALVANTSNMPVAAREASIYTGITLSEYFRDMGYNVSMMADSTSRWAEALREISGRLAEMPADSGYPAYLGARLASFYERAGRVKCLGNPDREGSVSIVGAVSPPGGDFSDPVTSATLGIVQVFWGLDKKLAQRKHFPSINWLISYSKYLRALDDFYDKNFPEFVPLRTKVKEILQEEEDLSEIVQLVGKASLAETDKITLEVAKLLKDDFLQQNSYSPYDRFCPFYKTVGMLRNMIAFYDMARHAVESTAQSDNKITWNVIRDSMGNILYQLSSMKFKDPVKDGEAKIRADFDQLHEDIQQAFRNLED, encoded by the exons atgACGAACCAAAGTTTACTGAAGATTGTAAATGAGGACCGGGAAGGCAAGTTTGGATTTGTCTACGCAGTATCTGGACCTG TCGTCACTGCTGAAAAGATGTCTGGATCTGCTATGTACGAGCTGGTGCGAGTTGGCTACTACGAATTGGTAGGAGAAATTATCAGATTGGAAGGTGACATGGCTACAATACAG GTATACGAAGAGACAAGCGGTGTAACAGTTGGCGATCCTGTGCTTCGTACTGGAAAGCCATTGTCCGTCGAATTGGGCCCCGGCATTCTCGGCAGCATCTTCGACGGTATTCAACGTCCGTTGAAGGACATCAACGAGCTCACGAGCTCAATCTACATCCCGAAGGGTGTCAATGTGCCAGCGCTCTCGCGTACCGCCTCCTGGGAATTTAATCCGCAAAATGTTAAGAACGGCAGCCACATCACAGGCGGTGACTTGTACGGCATTGTGCACGAGAACACTTTGGTGAAGCATTGCATGATTCTTCCGCCCAAGTGCAAAGGCACTGTCACCTACGTCGCACCTGCTGGCAACTACACCGTTGAT GACATCGTCTTGGAAACCGAATTTGACGGCGAGAGACAGAAATATACTATGCTTCAG GTGTGGCCAGTTCGTCAACCTCGTCCAGTTACTGAAAAATTGCCAGCTAATCATCCTCTACTCACTGGCCAACGAGTCTTGGACTCTCTCTTCCC ATGCGTGCAAGGTGGAACCACGGCTATTCCCGGCGCTTTCGGTTGCGGTAAAACCGTCATTTCGCAGGCCCTCTCCAAGTATTCCAACTCCGACGTGATCATCTACGTCGGTTGCGGAGAGCGCGGCAACGAGATGTCCGAGGTGCTGCGCGATTTTCCAGAGTTGACCGTGGAAATCGACGGCGTCACCGAATCCATCATGAAGCGTACCGCTCTGGTTGCCAATACGTCCAACATGCCTGTGGCCGCGCGTGAGGCGTCCATTTACACCG GTATCACGCTGTCTGAATACTTCCGAGACATGGGCTACAATGTTTCGATGATGGCGGACTCGACGTCCCGTTGGGCCGAGGCTCTTCGAGAAATCTCGGGTCGTCTGGCTGAAATGCCTGCCGACTCCGGTTATCCTGCTTACCTCGGTGCTCGTTTGGCCAGCTTCTACGAACGTGCTGGAAG GGTGAAATGTCTGGGAAATCCAGACCGTGAAGGGTCTGTCAGTATCGTCGGTGCTGTGTCGCCGCCAGGCGGTGACTTTTCCGATCCTGTGACGAGCGCAACGCTCGGTATCGTACAG GTGTTCTGGGGATTGGATAAAAAGCTTGCGCAACGCAAACACTTCCCGTCCATCAATTGGCTTATATCGTACAGCAAGTATTTGCGAGCGTTGGACGATTTCTACGACAAGAACTTCCCGGAGTTCGTCCCGCTGAGGACGAAAGTGAAGGAAATCTTGCAAGAGGAAGAAGACCTGTCGGAAATCGTGCAGCTGGTGGGTAAGGCTTCGCTCGCCGAAACGGATAAAATCACGCTCGAGGTGGCGAAATTGCTGAAGGACGACTTCTTGCAACAAAACAG CTACTCGCCGTACGATCGTTTCTGTCCATTCTACAAAACCGTGGGAATGCTGCGAAACATGATTGCGTTCTACGATATGGCGAGACACGCGGTGGAATCAACAGCCCAGTCAGATAATAAAATCACGTGGAACGTCATTAGAGACAGCATGGGCAATATTCTTTATCAACTGAGTTCCATGAAATTCAAG